From Candidatus Woesearchaeota archaeon, one genomic window encodes:
- the rpl12p gene encoding 50S ribosomal protein P1, translating to MEYVYAAMLIHKAGGKINEASLKKVLEAAGVKADETRVRALVAALEGVNIDEAIKKSAVMQSAAPAAVEAKAEKKEEKSAEDEKKSEEQAAAGLGALFG from the coding sequence ATGGAATATGTGTATGCGGCAATGCTGATCCATAAAGCGGGAGGCAAAATTAATGAAGCCAGCTTGAAGAAAGTGCTGGAAGCTGCTGGTGTAAAAGCAGATGAAACTCGCGTAAGGGCATTAGTGGCTGCTCTTGAAGGAGTAAATATAGACGAGGCAATCAAGAAATCTGCTGTTATGCAGAGTGCAGCTCCTGCTGCTGTGGAAGCAAAAGCTGAGAAGAAGGAAGAGAAATCAGCAGAAGATGAGAAGAAAAGCGAAGAGCAAGCTGCTGCCGGTTTAGGCGCCTTGTTCGGCTAA
- the rplJ gene encoding 50S ribosomal protein L10 has translation MEAHVSDDKKKIVDELAKLILEYPIIGAVNVENLPTAQLQKMRGQMRGNVVLRIAKRRLIKLAIEKVKTEKKGIEALEQQLIGMPALLFTKDNPFSLFGNLKKNKSKAAAKPGQTAPADIVIEAGPTPFSPGPIISELTMAGLKTGVEGGKVAIKLEKVVVKKGQVIDAKMASLLSKFGKEPMEIGLDLVAAYENGIVFNKDVLNFDEEKFMIDVSEGARYAINLAIEIGFPTKETIEIMISKAYLESKALAAEQKIEVDAKPSEKKEKIEEAEETKKHEEVKEAKEEKIETKQEVKDEKTSDEVLKTEEVKDKDYKEKKDQKEVADIVEKLKKGEFDRSKKYA, from the coding sequence ATGGAAGCGCATGTTTCAGATGATAAAAAGAAAATTGTTGATGAGCTAGCGAAGCTTATTTTGGAATATCCTATAATTGGGGCTGTAAATGTAGAGAACCTTCCAACTGCGCAGCTGCAGAAAATGAGAGGCCAGATGAGAGGCAATGTTGTCTTAAGAATTGCAAAAAGAAGGCTGATAAAGCTGGCAATTGAAAAGGTTAAAACTGAAAAAAAAGGCATTGAAGCATTAGAGCAGCAGCTCATCGGAATGCCTGCACTGCTTTTCACAAAAGACAATCCTTTTTCATTATTCGGAAATCTGAAGAAGAACAAATCAAAGGCAGCAGCAAAGCCGGGGCAGACTGCACCAGCAGATATTGTGATTGAAGCCGGGCCAACACCATTTTCACCAGGTCCGATAATAAGCGAGCTGACTATGGCGGGATTGAAGACTGGAGTTGAAGGCGGAAAGGTAGCAATAAAGCTGGAAAAGGTTGTTGTAAAGAAAGGCCAGGTTATAGATGCAAAGATGGCAAGCCTGCTTTCAAAGTTTGGAAAAGAGCCAATGGAGATCGGCTTGGATCTGGTTGCTGCTTATGAAAACGGAATTGTGTTCAATAAAGATGTGCTGAATTTTGATGAAGAGAAGTTTATGATTGATGTCAGCGAAGGAGCAAGGTATGCAATTAATCTTGCGATTGAGATTGGATTCCCGACAAAAGAAACTATTGAGATAATGATAAGCAAGGCGTATCTGGAAAGCAAGGCTTTGGCTGCTGAGCAGAAAATAGAAGTTGATGCAAAACCAAGTGAAAAGAAAGAGAAAATTGAGGAAGCAGAAGAAACAAAAAAACACGAGGAAGTGAAGGAAGCCAAAGAAGAAAAAATAGAAACTAAACAGGAAGTTAAAGACGAAAAAACCTCTGACGAGGTACTGAAAACCGAAGAAGTAAAAGATAAAGATTACAAGGAAAAGAAAGATCAAAAAGAGGTTGCAGATATTGTAGAAAAATTAAAAAAAGGCGAATTTGACAGAAGCAAAAAATATGCTTAA
- a CDS encoding 50S ribosomal protein L1, giving the protein MDQKDVLEALKKIKEISTKRNFNQTYDLVITLKDIDLKKQENHVDFFGNLHHSRGKKIKVCAFAAPELKDEAKAVCDNVVDILEFPKYAQDKKLTKKLADEFDFFIAQANIMTQVASAFGRILGPKNKMPNPKAGCVVPPKTNLKPLYANLQTMFRISIKKDPMMQIAVGKEDMKDEEIADNVVSVYDQLLQHLPNQKNNLKAVYLKLTMGKAVKVA; this is encoded by the coding sequence ATGGATCAAAAAGATGTATTGGAAGCATTAAAGAAGATAAAAGAAATTTCTACCAAGCGTAATTTCAACCAGACTTATGATTTAGTCATAACTTTAAAGGACATTGATCTTAAGAAGCAGGAAAACCATGTTGATTTCTTTGGGAATCTGCATCATAGCAGAGGGAAGAAGATCAAAGTATGCGCTTTTGCAGCGCCTGAGCTGAAAGATGAAGCTAAAGCAGTGTGCGACAATGTTGTGGATATTCTTGAGTTCCCAAAATATGCACAGGACAAGAAATTAACAAAAAAACTAGCGGATGAATTTGATTTTTTCATTGCCCAGGCAAATATAATGACACAAGTTGCATCGGCTTTTGGACGTATTTTAGGTCCAAAAAACAAGATGCCTAATCCTAAAGCAGGATGTGTTGTTCCGCCAAAGACAAATTTAAAGCCATTGTATGCGAATCTGCAGACTATGTTCAGGATTAGCATTAAAAAGGACCCGATGATGCAGATTGCAGTTGGAAAGGAAGATATGAAAGACGAGGAAATTGCGGATAATGTTGTCAGTGTTTATGACCAATTATTGCAGCATCTGCCTAATCAAAAGAATAACTTAAAAGCAGTTTACCTAAAGCTGACTATGGGAAAAGCTGTTAAGGTGGCGTGA